The segment TGGACTCCGTCCACTTTGTTGAATACAACGAGGAAAGCTGCGGCGATTATAAGAGCCATTAACATCGCGTGATCCATCTCTCTTTCTTAATCGGACACGCTAAAGGAGAAGAAATGGTGGTTTGTTTTGAGAAACTGCTATGTTTTCTTCTCTTAATATTTTTCCAACGGTTGATTTGGTTTTCTAATTTCTGTATTGGTAGAGTTGGAGTTGGTTTATAagtaaaccaaactaaaccatTGCAATAACGTTGAatcagaagaaacaaaaaaatcattatcaaaAAGAATAATCTTGTAAGAGCATCTCTATTAATACTTCATAATTTACTTCAAAATGGAATTTTGAACAAAAACATATTCTAATATATTACTACATTTTCCACTTCGTAATGGAGCGTTTACTCTATAAATATaacaatcattttttttgttcattattttaaaagttattctATTTCGgagaaaaatagattttttcattgaaaatgatctagtacatatatttttcattgGAAATGATCTAGTATTTGGATCTTAAACTTTacttttcactctaaaatagaattgaGTTTATTCTAACCGTATTCCATAAATTGAATGGAAAATAGAATAATGAACTAAAAATAAAGTGATTAGTCCATAAAATAAATCcatatttatttcattatagtgtagaaaatggagtaaacttagatattttttattttaaattatattttgaaacaaattatGGAATGGGGTTAAGTGGAGGTTCCAGGTTTAAAGTACCTACAAAAATGTTGATCACGGGTTCCTTATCAAGTATAttgaaaaacaagaaaaattcaTTGACttaggaaaagaaaaagaagaacataTTTGGCTGGAAACCTCCTCCTATCTCATGGCTCAAATGTGATATTGGCTGCGCATGGGATAAGATCAGAATGCAAAGTGGAATTTCTTGGATTCTTCGTAACAGAGAGGGCAAAGTTATTCTCCATGGAAGAAGATTATTCACCAACATCCAGAGCAAACAAGATGCTTCTCTAGAAAGTTGGAAGTGGGCTATcgaatgtctttttttttttgttacaaaggGCTATTGAATGTCTAAAAATACTTCATTTCAACTCTATCATCTTTGCAAGTGAAGATCTCGATTTGATTGGAGCTATTTCTAAACCTCATGCTTGGCCTTCTCTTAAGTTCTATTCTTCGAAGATTTTACCACTTTTGAACGATTTCCCTGAGTGGAAAGCGCATTTCAACTCTCGTCACAACATCAAAGCAGCTATGCTTATTGCTGAAAGTGTGATTAAGGAGGATCTCCTTCAATCTTATATTGCTAGAAGACATCCTTGTTGGCTTAGTAATCTTTTTGTTTAAGTCAAAATCCTCCTCTATGTCTTTGCTTGAAATTGATCCTTGTAGAACACTCTGTggttatatttctataaaattctagtgtttaaaaaaaaaaggaatgggGTTAAGTGACTATTTCCTCAAACAAAACGGAATGAAAAAAGAAGACCAGACTTCATTAGAGTGAGCGCACTAAAAGAAAAGTGTAAATTTAAGTCACATTTAAACAGCTCTTATCAATTGTTTGAGCTACAAGCGAACCATTTTTGGCACTAGAGATCATATTACATACTGAAGCAGATGGATCCATCCCTGAACCAATCATCTTCTCAACCAAATCCTCagcttctttcattttcttttctttacaaAGAACGTCAACCAAATAACTATAGCTAGCAACATTTGGAGCCAACTCTCTATCTCCCATCTCTGTCAGCAACCTCAACGCTCTATAAGAACTACCTTCCCTACAATACCCAAGAATCATCGTATTGTAGATCACCTCGTTAGGTTCTACCTTCTTCTCGACCATCGACCTAAAAAGCCTCGATGCTTCGTTCATCTGACCTTTGATGCAAAACCCGTGAATCAACACACTATAAGTATGAACATCCGGAACTAATCCTAAACTCTCCATCGACGTTCGAAGCTGGATCGCTCTCTCCATGTTATCAGACCGAGCAAATGTATCGATAAGAATCGTATATGTAACTTTCGAAGGTTTAATCCCTCTCTCTTCCATCTCCTTAACAATCTTAGCCGCTCCTGAAGTATCTCCCTTCTTACAAAACCCAGAAACTAGAATATTATACGTGACTACAGACATAGACATACCTCTGGACTTCAGATCTCTGCACAAACTCAACGCCTTTCCTAACTTCCCCGCGTTACAAAACCCATCAATCAAAGTGTTGTAAGTGATCAAGTTCGGGTTGATCCCATCGCTCTTCATCTGTTCCATCAACCTACCAGCTTCACTCGCGTTCATCTCTCTACACAACCCACCTATTAAAGTATTGTAAGTAACAACATTACACGAAACCCCTCGCTCAcgcatttcgtcgaacacttTAAACGCGTCTTTGGTTCTTCCGTCTTTACAAAGCTGATTCATCACACAGTTGTAAGTGTAGAGATTGGGTAAAACCCCATCCTCCTTCATCTTCTCGTACGTCTCAAACCCTTGTTTCGTAAGCCCGTTCTTGAACAACCCGTGAATCAAAACCGTGTAAGTACGCTCGTTAGCCACTAACCCGATCGTCTCCATTTCGAAAAACAAAGCTTTGGCCTTTTCGATCTCTCCTTTCTTGCAACACCCGTCGATCAATGTAGTGTAGATAACGACGTTCGGTGAAAACCCATTTGCTCTCAACTCCCCAAGAAGGTGAAAGCTCTTGTGGATTTCACCAGATTCGCAACATGCTTTGATCGCGATCCCGAAGCTGTACACATCGAGAACGACTCTCCCCTTGTTCTCGTTGAAGAAAGCCCAGAACTCGTCGAAAGAAGACGACCCGGAAACGAAAGTTAAGAGATTGTTGAAGCAATTCGATCCGGGGACAAGACCCTTATCGATCATCTCGTTGAAGTAGGAGAGGGCGGAGTCTAGGGATTGAGATTGGATGTACGCGTTGATGATTACTTCGTAGAGTCGAGAGTTGGGTTTTGAAGTTTCTGATTGTGTTAAGTACCGTAAGAGCGAGGAAGGAGTGAAGGATTGGGAGTGGATTCTTCTGGTGATCGCTTGAAGTAGGAGAGATTGAGCGTGCGGGAGTAAGTTTCCAGAGAGAAGGAGATGGAGGAGGACTGAGAATGATTCGTGTGTGTGTTGAACTCCGTGAAGATTGGATGAGTTCAAGAGAGAGAAGGCTTTCAGTGGAGGAACTTTGATTAGATTCGCTAGGAGAATGAGTGTTTTCTGGGCTTTCACCGCCATGGGAGATACGTTTAAACGCAGAAACTTTCAGGAAAGAAGGTGAAGAAGACAAAGGAAGCCATGTTTTGAGGTTAATTAAGCAAAGAGCATTTCTGAATTTTTGAGGTGAGTCTGCTGACAATAAAAAGTAGGCCTGGGCACCGATCGCCTCCTTTTTCCAAGTACTTGTGGTTACCAAGTCAAACATCAAGTCATTAAGTTTTGTTACTTGCAAGTACAAGGCAAATAACaagtataataaaaacaaaatgttaCAAGTCGGTTTGATATTACTCGTTATTTATTTTACGactaaaaaatgataattaaacCACTTAACAAATATTTCTTTGTTGTAAGAAGTAAACAATACTTTCTTATCGAATTTCAtcttatttttctatattaggtgtaaatattttatttaaaataattctagTATTTTTACCAAATCGagtaaataaaacaaactttCATAACCTTCTCTCGTAAAATATTATCtaacaaataatttttagaaactTGGAAATATATccaagtaataaataaatacttgtAAGTAGTAAATAATCGAACAAGGCAAGTAACTTgcaattaacatatttttggACAACTACTCGAAATAACAAGTACTCGTTTCTGACAAGTCAAATACAAGACAAAAAATTCATTACTTGTTCAAGGCAAACCAAGTATCAAGTATACGTAAAAAAACAAGTACATGCCTTGCACCCTAATAAAAAGAGGAGAGAGTAGTTTTTTTCCTTCCCCACTTTAAAATTCattcataattaaaatactaatatttatatagaaCTGACAGCAAAACGAAATATCCACATAAACAAAAATCCATAGAAAGGGGCAACTAGAACCCACACGATTAAACCCACACCGGGTGATTTaaggataaaataaaatatattccaCTACTAGAACCAAACAAACAGTTAACAAACCCATGAGCATATAACATAACTACTAGCAATCTTTAAAACTAAGCAAACGCCAATAATCGGGAGTTACCGCTGCTGTCCATAGCCCACCACTAAGTAACCTCCACTTCTACCCCCAAATCATGACTTATCGTTGTTTCTTCGCCCGCCGAACGGTAAGACCAAGAACCGGAAGCTTCAAAACTCAACAAGGAGAACCGCTACTCGGTCCATGCGCCTTGGAAACTGACGTGACGTAATCAAAAACGTCCAATTCCTTACAAAGAAGCTCTCCTAACACACCAAGAAGATGAAACCTTGCCAACTGAACCTCTTCGGTATCACACTCGGAGAAACAAACCAACGGCAAGCAACCATTATATACATTACCCTAGAAAAAAGACTGGTAATAAAAATTTCATACTCCCTACAAAAAGACATCAGACCTATAATTGAACATGGACAAAAAAAGACGGCAACAACCTTCACTAAATGAGTTCCATTTCCTAATTAGTCTATCTATCTCCAAAAGATAAGTATGCCTTCAAAACCAACATTATCAACACAAACACAACATAAAGGTCCAAAAGATTGGCCTTATGTTCATGTCTCAGCAGATTCTAAGTCATGAAACTTAGCCATAAAACGGACAAACATGCCCGGCTAAACAAGCGGACTTTGGCTACAGCCTCAAAACCGAAAGAACGCTTCAGGGGTGCCGATCTCTAACCATTAATTGGATCCAAAGCATGGCCGTCGGTAACGGTATGTTGAGCTCTGCCACGTGACTCGAGCTGTCGCCGAAAAAGAAGTTTCACATATCTGAAGAAAACTGAATCTGACGAAGCCATTTAGTCCTAAACGCCGACCCTCTTCACCGTCATCATGCCGTGAGTCTCGCCATTGCTCCATGTAAAGTTGTGATCTTTTCCGTCGAAACGAAAACGGATAACGCTTTGTCAGCCATAGAACAACGAGCATCTCGACAAAAAAAAGATAGGAAAAAGATTGGAGCCTCCGGGCTCCGACACCGACAAAACCACTAGACCGGAGCTAAGCTTCTTTTTAGAAGCGGCGGCGAGCTGAGAGAATGTGGTGTCAATATCTTTATATCTGGAGGAGAGAATAGCTAGAGGTTTATATTCTCGTACCCATTTGAATTCAGTTTGGGTGTATTACTGTTTGGGAATTAAAGATTTCCGCTTCATTTAGGTATTCATTCATTTTGGTTTAAGTTCAAGTTCGTTTTggattttttcatatttggttTAGATTGGATAATccgtttatatttaaaaaaataatataaatgtatatatactttaaatttctcaaaaaattaaactaaaaataatatattacatataaatttgaataatgtatgtcaaaatacctaaacttaacatctaaattgatttggtttgaatatttggacaaataattaattgatattttAAGTACTTTTAGTGTTTTAAATGTTATCTagctattttaaacattttttgaaacccgacccagACCCGCAGTTGAACTGGTAAACCCGGTGACCCAGAAAAAATCTGGTTTGGATTTtgtgaaaaactcaatatttagaaacccgcaaaaacccgcaaaaacccaGTAAAACCCGGAACCTGATACCGGTCGAACCAtcggttgaaccaataaataactttaacatctttttttttagtttttaattatgtttttagattatgttttatattataaatttccaGTTAAGAAATTAGGtggtgattaaaaaaaaaggttaggttttctcttttcagttttatatttttgatttttagattttgatgaagatttcactatGCCACCTGAAGAAAATGAAATGAACGATGGTAGAGggaaccaaaattagttgatgtgttttggtgttagtttattttcgttattgacaatttattacaatgatcttttacttttggtttattttgtacTAGGTGGccggtccgcaccctgtgcggacaTAAACATATTCAAATTATTAACTAAGTAGTACATAGTTTTATAAGTAACgaattttatatcataatacCACCGCCCTTGGGAGAAAGCATCaggtacaaaaaaatgttggtaCTCAATATTTTACATGGACGAGATGGAACAAAGTAACTTCAGTATCAAGAGGTATTTattgtgtatgtataattgcaacgttccaaaataatttatatgtttaagaagatattttattttcaaaatctggaataaatagtgtatagtttcagaggtaacatattttatattatcactacATTCCCATTGAAACTCTCTTTTACCATTTCAGAATGTAATGAAGgacataaaaaattcaaaatatggaataaaaagttcaaaatatgTAATAAAGATGGAATAAATAATGTTAGAAATGGGTTGAGCAGAGAGAAGATACGAATTGCAGTCGGTGATTTTCGAATCAGACTCTGTCAGCTTATCAAAACTATTAACTCGGCGATTAAATATCCAGCTCTCTATGGAGTGACTGCGGATATTGTATCGCATATGCGGATATTAGtattatgattagtttaattttaCATGGTTAGTTAATTTTTACATACAATGACATGTATatgcataatatatattatatgtataataatcACATAGTTATGATTCATTATTTGTGGTTGAAAACTataaatcttcttaacattatTTAATTCAAGATATAATGCAATCTACTTTGctgttagtttttatttttttattgtaaaatatacaaattacattcattaatttttaaactctaaactcttggtaaaccttaaacccttgtGTATACTCTAACCCTTTGGCTTTactggataaatcataaacaatAAACTCAAAACTTTTGGATATACCGTAAAcactaatctctctctctctcctctctctccctctctctctctctctctcccctctcctcctccctcctccctccctccctctccctccctctctATCTCCGTCCCTccctctccctccctctctctccctccctaTCTCTCTCACCTATTAATAGTGAGAAAAATGTCTTTATTATTGATTTACAACATTACAATATCACGAATTCcacaaaagtaaaacaaaaaaattaattaatagaaaatcTAACAAAAGCCACATCTTAACCAATAGAAGAGTATACTATTGATAACACGTTTCAAAACTTAAACAATGTAAATGAGCTTCCGTTCAAACGCATGATTGATTCAATCTCCGCCAAAGATAAACTCTTAATTTGATCTTCTGATAAACTCAAGCCTGAAAGAACatgtaaaaattaatttgatctACTGAcgttttcttttgataaaaacatGATAAACTAAGAAGTAGAATATTCTTTAATAAATTCTCAATAAAACTTATACTTATaaggtaatattatttttggaatatctTGTTAATAAAGCTAAATGAGAACATCTCGTGAATAGATTGCACCAGAATTTTGGTTGACAAGTCTCAccataaatattaagttttaaatgcatgattttaggagagaaaatatattgtcaattaatttcgtttctctgacatctaaaatatttagtgagtatttaatgaattaaacagagaaatgatctcaaaaatatgttatttgaatcgagaaaacacaaaagataaataaaatgcTAGACTTTACTAAACTATTTAGCTTTCACAATAAGCTATGTAATAGAATGTTctcaaatctatactattaaagtagAATCCCTAGGATTCTACCCTTATTTTTTGAAGTTATTTACAATAGAATGCCACTGCCATTTTTAGatgtaattttaaatattacaattatATATTCGACCAATCATAGACAAGACGTTTTAAAATCCACGATTTTCAACTTGGGTAACAATTTAAGTATTAACTACACCATTAAATACTGTaggaatatttaaattaaatatcgTTGTTCCTATTTTATAGTAACTTGAAACCATATATAGTAGTTATGATTTTGCTCATGAGATTAGTATcaattattagttttatatttttagctattttaaaatatattgtatcaCCAATAATATAGGGACTTCCTAAACTAAATGATTCTATTCCTATAATATATTGAccattattttaagaaaattgcaCTGAagtctctctctatataaacACATTCATCGATAGAGGATTATAATCAAACCCACAAAACATATACAGTACTTACAAAAACATATAGAAGGGCAGTGTTAAAATCTTCGATATATTTTCTATCAATGCTACACGGTTCTTTTAATGGAGGTGCTGACATAGAATCTCCGGAAGACGAATCAATTAAATATTTACCAGGAAGAGAGAATGGAAGTGCTATAATCATGATTCGTTCTCATTTACTGCAGGTAAATGACCCTTAACTATCTTCcaactttcatttttttttgtttcttgatcAACGATGAAAACcgttaattaatttatatgtttcatTGTAGTGGAGTTGAGGTTCCAAACcgcgaaccgaagtattttaaGAAAAGAACAGTGAAGATGAGCATATTTTGGAATCACATCTCGGACTTCTTCAAGAAGATCGAAGCAACATTCACCGTCACTCCTACGGAAGACATGAGACCTAGCCGCAGTGCCATGAGAATGATTTTAGGACTTAAAGGcaagtttcaaaaataaacttatttataactatatataacttatatatatatatcatttttaccaaatacacaaatctaaaactgttaaaaataaatttataatataaatatgctTATATCATATAGATAAAATAGTTAAGTTCAGAAAGTGAATTAGTTGAACTCTCCTCGAAGtgttttttacaacaaaaagtCTAAACCattaaactataatttttaaaaatttgtgaCCCCAAAATAAGGCATGAGAAGAATGACTTTTAGGCATGGCTTTGTGTAGCCGTTGAGAAGATTAGCTATGACATAACAGaacttaaaattttagaatttatagAATTTGAAAAGGACATAAAaagggcgggtcaaaatctagttaattttaaaaatgtatctaCCTATAAGTTAGGATGATTTATGGAATATATTGTTactaaaattacattttaaatataaaaaagataatatCTCGGGAGTAGtttacactaatgatttaattaacaaatcttgtccttaaagtttaaatattaaagtATGAGATTAGGAAATAAGATATTATTTCAGTAGAGAAAATACCATCCTactatagatattttaaaaatataattgattatccAATTTTGATGTACAGTAGAGAAAATACCATTCTAAGTGCACATCTTTTGCAAGATCGGAATGGTGAACTCTTAGAGGTCTGGAAAATGACAACTTCTCTCAAATCATctctgaaaaaatataaaacaaaaccacaatcagcaaaccaaaaaacaaatatgtgtatatataagctTATAAttctaaacaataatataaatctaaaaatcaaaaaaaaaaaaatattcgcaGCACAAAAAGATGCTATTGAAATGATTTAGCTGAGAGATGTTATCAAATTGAGTAAAAATGTTTTTACCAGATTGAAGAACAAAGATGTTATcgaaatgatatatcaaagaggTGTACAATCAAATCATATATAGCTTCAGTGGAGAAATCGTCATAATAGGGTATCTGCAtataaaccaaaagaaaattcagctctcatgaaatataaaagcttaatgttctaaaataagaagaaaaaaaagttcagaACATTATTAACATTAAAAGTTCAGAATACAAAGTTCAATTATTTCGTTTCTTCTACTGTGAATGTCTTATTTATTGTAAGTTGGTAGACGTTTCTCATTGATTTAGCTTACATGATAAGCTAAGAAGTAGAATATTCTTTAATAAATTCTCAATAAAACTTATACTTATaaggtaatattatttttggaatatctTGTTAATAAAGCTAAAGGAGAACATCTCGTGAATAGATTGCACCAGAATTTTGGTTGACAAGTCTCAccataaatattaagttttaaatgcatgattttaggagagaaaatatcttgtcaattaatttcgtttctctaacatctaaaatatttagtgagtatttaatgaattaaacagaGAAATGATCGCAAAAAGATGTTCTTTGAATCGAGAAAACACAAAAGTTAAGTAttaaagtgatttcatttttagtagtgtcgatgattaaaataaatcaaaaaagaaattctaaaaaatcaatCAACAAAATCAAGAGAATTCTTTCCATTTATAATAAGTAAACTAATTATTACATGTATTAACTAATATTGTTGTGAAAGTAATGTTAATAGAgggattaaattattttttcattttcaatcaGTATTCAATATTACTTTCCTTTTACAGGGGATcgatgaattaaaataaattatttgatttgataaaatgactttatattctaatatatctatagattacataaaataataaaccaaaatatttactTGAATTGATAAAATGACTTTATATACCATACTTTCGACAATTAATTAccataaatagttattaataatattatgtaagtcatttggaatccaaaatatttattttaattaataaaatggatttatataccatactttcgacaattagttaccataaatagttattaataatattatgtaagtcATTAGGAAAGTGATGTTAATTGGtcattaaattatgtttttccttGCAATTTGTATTCACTGGTACTTTCCTATTATAGTGGGATCGATGAATTAAATGATATATCGAAATTACAAAATAAGGTAAGTATTTAGAGGGCTTTTTTTTTAGTAGTGTCGatggaaaaaataaatcaaaaagaaattctaaaaaatatttaacaataaacaaatattcttttttttttttttgacagcaaaaagattacagactcatatagacccTGTAAACCAAAGTGGTAACTCTGAATCCATGtgtacgacgaaagacggttgttgcCGAGCACTACGTGCCAAACTATCCGCTCTTGTATTCTCCGTCCTAGGTACATGAACAATATCTGAGTTGACGAAACTTCTTCTCAACAGCTTAATATCTtccaggtagctttcaaatgctggccattcttctggttccgaaaccatcttcaccaattgagaacaatccgttgcaaacgtaacctgaaactgtcttaagtttctcatgcattccattgcccaaattaatGCCTCCATCTCCGAATGAAGCGGTGAAAGACaagcccttacattccttgctccTAGTAAACCATCAAACCCTGATAATGTACTGAGCCAACCTTGTCCTGAAAATAGGTCGTTATCTTTCCAAGaaccatctgtgaaacaccatcttcctgtggTTCCTACGTTAGGCCTAACTTGTACTTCTTGTGCACACCTGTTGTTACTAACCTGTGCCTCAGCCCAAAGTGTTGATTCTACTTCTGCTAATCGAAGTGTTTCCCTGGGATCAATATCAAGATTACTGAATACTTTATTGTTTCGacccttccaaatgtaccatagtatccatgcaaactgatgatcctccatctTTGGATTAACTCTCCAAAATAGATGGTCCATATTAGCAAAAAGAGAGCCAATAGGAAAAATATTCGGATTTGATGGAATTTTAGATAGTGCCCAGACTTGACGAGCTGggggacattcaaaaaacacatggtttattgattctTCAGGATCACCACACCGTGCACAGCACGTATCTCCTTGTATTCCTCTTGCCCTTAGATTTTTCGTTACCGCCATACATCCTGATATCAACTGCCATAAAAAATGCTTAAACTTTGGAGGACACCTCACTTTCCAGCAGAAAGCTTTAAGTATATCAACATTGGGCCCATAAAATTCTGGTGGCTTTTCCTTATCAGGATAAATCCTTTCCACTTGGTACCCTGATTGTACTGTATATTTCCCATTCTTggtgaaatgccatccattcctaTCTTCCATCCGATTTCTACACAATGGTATACTTTCGATTATTTTTGCATCGTGTGGATCCACCAAATCCCTAATTGCCTGTAAATTCCATGTGCGGGATTCCGAATTAATgagagaatccactgtgagCTCCGGGTAACTATTATGAAGGTTTTTGttagctggtctcgggcgagtggatggGAGCCATGGATCATTCCTAGATGATcctgttcccacccttttaattagtcctttacaaaccagagatctagcagaagtaatactcctccagccatatgacggggaatatgagcgaatcggatccaggggtgaagcattcctgtaaTACCGTCCTTTAAAAACTCGAGAAAAAAGAGAATTTGGCTTCTCGAGCAGCCGCCACAGTTGCTTCCCAAGCATGGCCGTATTAAAATCAGTCAAGTCCTTAAAACCTAACCCACCATTATCTTTATGGACACACaatttatcccatgatttccaatgcatacctcTTGTACTAcctcctggactccaccaaaactgCGCAACAGCACCCGTTAGCTTCTTCACAGTCGTTTTCGGTAACCGATATACAGACATCACATGGTTTGGCAGAGCCGTAATCACCGATTTAATAATCACCTCCTTGCCGCCCTtagtaaaaaatctaaaactccATCCATTAACCCTATTATTTAACCGTTCTTGTACGAATCCAAACACTTGTACCTTAGAACCTCCTAGGCTTTCGGGCAGGCCTAAATAAGATCCCATTCCACCTAAATTCTGAATTCCTAAGATATCCCTCAATTCTTGACGACTATCTTCATCaatcttatgtccaaattgaattgaggATTTCTGGAAATTAATTTGTTGTCCAGAGACGGTCTCATATTCCTTTAGAATCCTGAGTATAGTTTGACACTCTTCCATGTTTGCCTTACAAAAGAACAAACTATCATCTGCGAATAACAAATGAGAGATTGCAGGGCAAGCTCTTGCCACTTTCATACCGGTTAATTGTTTCATCCGCTCcgcctttttaatatttgaaattaaCGCCTCCGTacacataataaataagtaaggggataaaggatctccttgacgtaatCCACGCTGGGGAATAATTACACCTCGTGGCTGCCCATTGAGAAGCACCCTATATTGAACCGAAGAGACACACTCTCGCATTAATTTAATCCAATGAGGATCAAAACCCATTTTTTGAAGGAGAGCCGCAATAAAATTCCACTCTATCCGATCATATGCCTTACTCATATCTGTTTTTATTGCCATAAACTTATTTTGACAAGACTTATTGGCTCTCaaaccatgaaacatttcctgcgcGATAAGAATATTATCTGAAATTAACCTTCCTGCCACAAAAGCCGATTGTGTCTCTGAGATTAGTCTGGGAAGACAACTTTTCAGCCTTTGACACAAAACCTTCGAAATTATTTTATAGCCCACATTACAAAGACTTATTGGTCTCAGTTCCGTCATCCTTGTCGGTCTCTCCACTTTTGGTatcatacaaatattagttatattCAGCCT is part of the Brassica rapa cultivar Chiifu-401-42 chromosome A09, CAAS_Brap_v3.01, whole genome shotgun sequence genome and harbors:
- the LOC103849364 gene encoding pentatricopeptide repeat-containing protein At4g11690, with product MAVKAQKTLILLANLIKVPPLKAFSLLNSSNLHGVQHTHESFSVLLHLLLSGNLLPHAQSLLLQAITRRIHSQSFTPSSLLRYLTQSETSKPNSRLYEVIINAYIQSQSLDSALSYFNEMIDKGLVPGSNCFNNLLTFVSGSSSFDEFWAFFNENKGRVVLDVYSFGIAIKACCESGEIHKSFHLLGELRANGFSPNVVIYTTLIDGCCKKGEIEKAKALFFEMETIGLVANERTYTVLIHGLFKNGLTKQGFETYEKMKEDGVLPNLYTYNCVMNQLCKDGRTKDAFKVFDEMRERGVSCNVVTYNTLIGGLCREMNASEAGRLMEQMKSDGINPNLITYNTLIDGFCNAGKLGKALSLCRDLKSRGMSMSVVTYNILVSGFCKKGDTSGAAKIVKEMEERGIKPSKVTYTILIDTFARSDNMERAIQLRTSMESLGLVPDVHTYSVLIHGFCIKGQMNEASRLFRSMVEKKVEPNEVIYNTMILGYCREGSSYRALRLLTEMGDRELAPNVASYSYLVDVLCKEKKMKEAEDLVEKMIGSGMDPSASVCNMISSAKNGSLVAQTIDKSCLNVT
- the LOC117127918 gene encoding uncharacterized protein LOC117127918, yielding MWYSSGDLNTKFYHALTKQRRIRNKIVGLYDDAGNWITDENGVEKVAVDYFDGLFNSTNPTEFDSFLEEIGPSISPQMNQRLLKLATEEEVRQALFMMHPEKAPGPDGMTALFFQRSWHVIKKDVVELVNNFLRSGDLDPRLNITNICMIPKVERPTRMTELRPISLCNVGYKIISKVLCQRLKSCLPRLISETQSAFVAGRLISDNILIAQEMFHGLRANKSCQNKFMAIKTDMSKAYDRIEWNFIAALLQKMGFDPHWIKLMRECVSSVQYRVLLNGQPRGVIIPQRGLRQGDPLSPYLFIMCTEALISNIKKAERMKQLTGMKVARACPAISHLLFADDSLFFCKANMEECQTILRILKEYETVSGQQINFQKSSIQFGHKIDEDSRQELRDILGIQNLGGMGSYLGLPESLGGSKVQVFGFVQERLNNRVNGWSFRFFTKGGKEVIIKSVITALPNHVMSVYRLPKTTVKKLTGAVAQFWWSPGGSTRGMHWKSWDKLCVHKDNGGLGFKDLTDFNTAMLGKQLWRLLEKPNSLFSRVFKGRYYRNASPLDPIRSYSPSYGWRSITSARSLVCKGLIKRVGTGSSRNDPWLPSTRPRPANKNLHNSYPELTVDSLINSESRTWNLQAIRDLVDPHDAKIIESIPLCRNRMEDRNGWHFTKNGKYTVQSGYQVERIYPDKEKPPEFYGPNVDILKAFCWKVRCPPKFKHFLWQLISGCMAVTKNLRARGIQGDTCCARCGDPEESINHVFFECPPARQVWALSKIPSNPNIFPIGSLFANMDHLFWRVNPKMEDHQFAWILWYIWKGRNNKVFSNLDIDPRETLRLAEVESTLWAEAQVSNNRCAQEVQVRPNVGTTGRWCFTDGSWKDNDLFSGQGWLSTLSGFDGLLGARNVRACLSPLHSEMEALIWAMECMRNLRQFQVTFATDCSQLVKMVSEPEEWPAFESYLEDIKLLRRSFVNSDIVHVPRTENTRADSLARSARQQPSFVVHMDSELPLWFTGSI